In one window of Halomarina pelagica DNA:
- a CDS encoding tetratricopeptide repeat protein: MTDERDGHRFSEGQGFGDSFEGFDLDPPELEVDPSMVDPVDSRALADILDRRQIPKGQVDVEALVDVGISYMQINRFEQATDALERAARLADDPALEQEAWVNKGAAHAQLEEYDDAIGAYREALSIDDDSEHAATAETNLAYALWEDGRTEQALEHAERAVEIDPRFGQAWYNRGFFLSERGLHEDAVRCFDNATRLNFRTPELLEEKAASLEHLGEDEEAERLAEEADELRQRAEQRLVE; encoded by the coding sequence ATGACAGACGAGAGGGACGGCCATCGCTTCTCCGAGGGCCAGGGGTTCGGCGACTCCTTCGAGGGGTTCGACCTCGACCCGCCGGAACTCGAGGTCGATCCGAGCATGGTCGATCCGGTGGACTCCCGGGCGCTCGCCGACATCCTCGACCGGCGGCAGATCCCGAAGGGACAGGTGGACGTCGAGGCGCTCGTCGACGTGGGCATCTCCTACATGCAGATCAACCGCTTCGAGCAGGCGACCGATGCGCTCGAGCGGGCCGCGCGCCTCGCCGACGACCCTGCGCTCGAACAGGAGGCGTGGGTCAACAAGGGCGCGGCGCACGCCCAGCTCGAGGAGTACGACGACGCCATCGGCGCGTACCGCGAGGCGCTCTCGATCGACGACGACAGCGAGCACGCGGCCACCGCCGAGACGAACCTCGCCTACGCCCTCTGGGAGGACGGCCGCACGGAACAGGCGCTCGAGCACGCCGAGCGCGCAGTCGAGATCGACCCGCGCTTCGGGCAGGCGTGGTACAACCGCGGCTTCTTCCTCTCCGAGCGCGGCCTCCACGAGGACGCGGTTCGCTGCTTCGACAACGCGACACGGCTGAACTTCCGCACGCCCGAACTCCTGGAGGAGAAGGCCGCCTCGCTCGAGCACCTCGGCGAGGACGAGGAGGCCGAACGCCTCGCGGAGGAGGCCGACGAACTCCGACAGCGCGCCGAACAACGACTGGTAGAGTGA
- a CDS encoding DUF424 domain-containing protein, producing the protein MLLTERETEEGLLVSVCDPDILGRTFENGHVSLTVEPDFYDGERVEEERVVSALARASVANIVGTRAVALAIEHGFVDEATVLEIDGTRHAQLLRF; encoded by the coding sequence ATGCTCCTGACCGAACGCGAAACCGAAGAGGGCCTGCTCGTCTCCGTCTGCGACCCCGACATCCTCGGTCGAACGTTCGAGAACGGCCACGTGTCGCTCACTGTCGAACCTGACTTCTACGACGGCGAGCGGGTCGAGGAGGAGCGCGTCGTGAGCGCGCTCGCCCGCGCCAGCGTCGCCAACATCGTCGGGACGCGCGCGGTCGCCCTCGCGATCGAACACGGCTTCGTCGACGAGGCAACCGTGCTGGAGATCGACGGCACCCGCCACGCGCAGCTACTCCGGTTCTGA
- a CDS encoding aminotransferase class V-fold PLP-dependent enzyme, with translation MSTQEIEPLDVERIREDFPILARRVGGDVTVPGEGPGDDTPLVYLDNAATSQTPEQVVEVIADYYRSYNANVHRGIHSLSQEASVAYEEAHDRVAEFVGADGREEVVFTKNTTEAMNTVAYAWGLAELGPGDEVILTEMEHHASLVTWQQIGKKTGADVRYVRVDEEGRLDMDHARELVTDDTRMVSAVHVSNTLGTVNPIEELADLAHDHGALIFVDGAQSVPNRPVDVKRLDADFFAFSGHKMCGPTGVGVLYGKRHLLEEMQPYLYGGEMIRKVTYEDATWEDLPWKFEAGTPVICQGIALAAACDYLDDIGLERIQAHEEGLAEYAYDRLTEYDDVEIYGPPGDDRGGLVAFNLDGVHAHDLSSILNDYGVAIRAGDHCTQPLHDTLGVAASARASFYLYNTREEVDTLVEAVDAARDLFA, from the coding sequence ATGAGCACGCAAGAGATCGAGCCGCTCGACGTCGAGCGCATCCGGGAGGACTTCCCCATCCTCGCGCGGAGGGTCGGCGGCGACGTGACCGTCCCCGGCGAGGGACCGGGCGACGACACGCCGCTCGTCTACCTCGACAACGCCGCCACGAGCCAGACCCCCGAGCAGGTCGTCGAGGTCATCGCCGACTACTACCGGAGCTACAACGCCAACGTCCACCGCGGCATCCACAGCCTCAGCCAGGAGGCCAGCGTCGCCTACGAGGAGGCCCACGACCGCGTCGCGGAGTTCGTCGGCGCGGACGGCCGCGAGGAGGTCGTCTTCACGAAGAACACCACCGAGGCGATGAACACCGTCGCCTACGCGTGGGGGCTCGCCGAACTCGGCCCCGGCGACGAGGTGATCCTCACGGAGATGGAGCACCACGCCTCGCTCGTCACGTGGCAGCAGATCGGGAAGAAGACCGGCGCGGACGTGCGGTACGTCCGGGTCGACGAGGAGGGCCGCCTCGACATGGACCACGCCCGCGAACTCGTGACTGACGACACGCGCATGGTCAGCGCCGTCCACGTCTCCAACACCCTCGGGACGGTCAACCCGATCGAGGAGCTGGCCGACCTCGCGCACGACCACGGCGCGCTGATCTTCGTCGACGGCGCGCAGTCGGTCCCTAACCGCCCCGTGGACGTGAAGCGACTTGACGCCGACTTCTTCGCCTTCTCCGGGCACAAGATGTGCGGTCCGACCGGCGTCGGCGTCCTCTACGGCAAGCGCCACCTGCTGGAGGAGATGCAGCCGTACCTCTACGGCGGCGAGATGATCCGCAAGGTCACCTACGAGGACGCGACCTGGGAGGACCTCCCGTGGAAGTTCGAGGCCGGCACGCCCGTCATCTGCCAGGGCATCGCGCTCGCGGCGGCCTGCGACTACCTGGACGACATCGGCTTGGAGCGCATCCAGGCCCACGAGGAGGGGCTGGCCGAGTACGCCTACGACCGCCTGACCGAGTACGACGACGTGGAGATCTACGGCCCGCCGGGCGACGACCGCGGCGGCCTCGTCGCGTTCAACCTCGACGGCGTCCACGCCCACGACCTCTCGAGCATCCTCAACGACTACGGCGTGGCGATCCGCGCGGGCGACCACTGCACCCAGCCGCTGCACGACACGCTCGGCGTGGCCGCCTCCGCCCGGGCGTCGTTCTACCTCTACAACACCAGGGAGGAGGTCGACACGCTGGTCGAGGCGGTGGACGCGGCGCGCGACCTCTTCGCGTAG
- the sufU gene encoding Fe-S cluster assembly sulfur transfer protein SufU, with product MGLGSDMYRQQILDHYKNPRNRGTIEDATFSHVGENPSCGDTIRMDVKLADDGETIEYVAFTGDGCAISQASASMLTQRLPGTTLDELDAMDRDDVTDMLGVDISPMRIKCAVLAEKVAQDGAKIHTGEIEIEKTQTE from the coding sequence ATGGGACTCGGCTCGGACATGTACCGGCAGCAGATCCTCGATCACTACAAGAACCCGCGCAACCGCGGGACGATCGAGGACGCGACCTTCTCGCACGTCGGCGAGAACCCCTCCTGCGGCGACACCATCCGGATGGACGTGAAGCTGGCCGACGACGGGGAGACCATCGAGTATGTCGCGTTCACGGGCGACGGCTGCGCCATCAGCCAGGCCAGCGCGTCGATGCTCACCCAACGGTTGCCGGGCACGACCCTCGACGAACTCGACGCGATGGACCGCGACGACGTCACCGACATGCTCGGCGTCGACATCAGCCCGATGCGTATCAAGTGCGCCGTGCTCGCGGAGAAGGTCGCCCAGGACGGCGCGAAGATCCACACCGGCGAGATCGAGATCGAGAAGACCCAGACTGAGTGA